A single genomic interval of Pelagerythrobacter marensis harbors:
- a CDS encoding FAS1-like dehydratase domain-containing protein: MGDWDAWIGREQRSADRLGRAHAARWCATFDLPLPAAGQPMPQGIHFCLCTPEAATSRLGEDGHPQRDDSPASFLPPIPLPRRMWAASRIAFHAPIMVGAAVERVSRIVSIAPKQGRSGPMTFVEIEHETMADGRSAVRESQTLVYRAAAPSDAPLSPPPPGDGVFDPAAWDAHQTVQPDPRLLFRYSALTFNTHRIHYDEPYAREVERYRGLVVHGPLMASLLLQLAAREMGDNALATFAFRAASPAIAGEPLHLTMRQAEGGIELAAFAEDGRQIVEASATR; this comes from the coding sequence ATGGGCGATTGGGACGCCTGGATCGGGCGCGAGCAGCGCAGCGCGGACCGCCTGGGCCGAGCGCACGCCGCGCGCTGGTGCGCGACGTTCGACTTGCCCCTGCCGGCCGCAGGCCAGCCGATGCCGCAGGGCATCCATTTCTGCCTCTGCACGCCCGAAGCGGCCACCTCCCGCCTGGGCGAGGACGGGCACCCGCAGCGCGACGACAGCCCGGCCAGCTTCCTCCCCCCGATCCCACTGCCGCGCCGAATGTGGGCGGCAAGCAGGATCGCGTTTCATGCCCCGATCATGGTCGGCGCCGCGGTGGAGCGCGTTTCGCGGATCGTCTCGATCGCGCCCAAGCAGGGCCGCAGCGGGCCGATGACGTTCGTCGAAATCGAACACGAAACAATGGCCGACGGGCGCAGCGCGGTGCGCGAGAGCCAGACGCTGGTCTATCGCGCAGCCGCGCCGTCCGACGCTCCGCTTTCGCCGCCGCCGCCGGGGGACGGCGTCTTCGATCCCGCCGCCTGGGACGCGCACCAAACCGTCCAGCCCGATCCGCGGTTGCTGTTCCGGTATTCGGCGCTGACCTTCAACACCCACCGCATCCATTACGACGAGCCCTATGCCCGCGAGGTCGAACGCTATCGCGGGCTGGTCGTTCACGGGCCGCTCATGGCCAGCCTCCTGCTGCAACTCGCCGCGCGCGAGATGGGCGACAACGCACTGGCAACTTTCGCTTTTCGCGCGGCAAGCCCGGCCATCGCGGGCGAGCCGCTCCATCTGACGATGCGGCAGGCCGAAGGGGGCATCGAGCTTGCCGCCTTCGCAGAGGATGGCCGGCAAATCGTGGAAGCCAGCGCGACCCGATAG
- the folD gene encoding bifunctional methylenetetrahydrofolate dehydrogenase/methenyltetrahydrofolate cyclohydrolase FolD, whose protein sequence is MAAEIIDGKAFAAQLREKVGALAADFAAKAGRKAGLAVVLVGDDPASQVYVGSKGKATLAANMASFEHRLPESTSEGDLLALVERLNADPAVDGILVQLPLPDHIDEQAVIAAIDPDKDVDGFHVANAGRLAVGQSGFVPCTPLGCMMLLTDRLGDLSGLNAVVIGRSNIVGKPMAQLLLDANATVTIAHSRTKDLADVVRRADIVVAAVGRAEMIRADWIKPGATVIDVGINRLAPEPGANKGRLVGDVAFDEVREVAGAITPVPGGVGPMTIAVLLRNTLVAAHRNAGIALPEGTI, encoded by the coding sequence ATGGCGGCCGAGATCATCGACGGGAAAGCGTTCGCGGCGCAACTGCGCGAGAAAGTCGGCGCGCTGGCGGCGGACTTTGCGGCGAAGGCCGGCCGCAAGGCGGGCCTCGCCGTCGTGCTCGTGGGCGACGATCCGGCAAGCCAAGTCTATGTCGGCAGCAAGGGCAAGGCGACCCTGGCTGCCAACATGGCCAGTTTCGAACACCGCCTGCCCGAAAGCACGAGCGAGGGCGATCTGCTTGCGCTGGTCGAACGGCTCAACGCCGATCCGGCGGTCGACGGCATTCTGGTGCAATTGCCGCTGCCCGATCATATCGACGAGCAGGCGGTGATCGCCGCGATCGACCCGGACAAGGATGTGGACGGGTTCCATGTCGCCAATGCAGGCCGTCTGGCAGTCGGGCAAAGCGGCTTCGTCCCCTGCACGCCGCTGGGCTGCATGATGCTGCTGACCGATCGGCTGGGCGACCTCTCGGGGCTGAACGCGGTCGTCATCGGCCGCTCGAACATCGTCGGAAAGCCGATGGCGCAGCTCCTGCTCGACGCGAATGCCACGGTCACCATCGCGCACAGCCGGACGAAGGATCTGGCCGACGTCGTCCGGCGGGCCGACATCGTGGTCGCCGCGGTCGGCCGCGCCGAGATGATCAGGGCGGACTGGATCAAGCCCGGCGCGACCGTGATCGACGTCGGCATCAACCGCCTCGCCCCCGAACCGGGCGCGAACAAGGGTCGGCTGGTGGGCGACGTCGCCTTTGACGAAGTGCGCGAGGTTGCCGGCGCGATCACGCCCGTTCCCGGCGGAGTCGGGCCGATGACGATCGCGGTCCTGCTGCGCAACACGCTGGTCGCCGCGCATCGCAACGCCGGGATCGCTCTTCCCGAAGGCACGATATGA
- a CDS encoding isocitrate lyase/phosphoenolpyruvate mutase family protein, with product MLDIASAVDPDPFERFARLHEKGRPLLLFNVWDIGSATALEQTGAAAVGTSSRSVAAASGHSDGEEMPFDRMLEMASKMCSRLSVPVTVDIETGFARNHRELARNVDRLIASGVVGVNIEDRDPAGDDLLEAAVQCDKLRVAREAAWRAEAPLFINARSDVFFRTAATPGRLAAKSEAIERALAYKEAGASGVFFPGLDDADLAADLCEVIDLPVNVMVTDVLAAKQPWIDAGVARISAGPAPYVALMDHFRSMARDWSEGAISRPHGPLRH from the coding sequence ATGCTCGATATCGCTTCGGCCGTGGATCCCGATCCATTCGAGCGGTTCGCGAGACTGCACGAGAAAGGCCGGCCGCTTCTGCTGTTCAATGTCTGGGATATCGGGAGCGCCACGGCCCTGGAGCAAACCGGCGCGGCCGCTGTCGGAACGAGCAGCCGGTCGGTGGCGGCGGCTTCGGGGCATTCGGATGGAGAGGAGATGCCGTTCGACCGGATGCTCGAGATGGCTTCGAAGATGTGTTCCCGGCTTTCCGTTCCCGTGACAGTCGATATCGAGACCGGCTTCGCCCGCAATCACCGGGAACTGGCGCGAAATGTCGACAGGCTGATCGCGAGCGGCGTGGTCGGCGTGAATATCGAGGATCGCGATCCGGCCGGGGACGATCTGCTGGAAGCGGCGGTGCAATGCGATAAGCTGAGGGTGGCAAGGGAGGCCGCGTGGCGGGCGGAAGCGCCCCTGTTCATCAATGCGCGCTCGGACGTCTTCTTTCGCACGGCGGCGACACCCGGCCGGCTGGCGGCCAAGTCGGAGGCAATAGAGCGGGCCCTCGCCTACAAGGAGGCGGGCGCATCCGGAGTATTCTTCCCCGGCCTCGACGATGCGGACCTGGCGGCGGACCTGTGCGAGGTCATAGATCTGCCCGTGAACGTCATGGTCACCGATGTCCTGGCCGCCAAACAGCCATGGATCGACGCAGGCGTCGCGCGGATCAGTGCCGGGCCGGCCCCTTACGTCGCCCTGATGGATCATTTTCGCAGCATGGCGCGAGACTGGTCGGAGGGCGCGATTTCTCGCCCTCATGGCCCACTGCGGCACTAG
- a CDS encoding YggT family protein, producing MLINVVVMLVIIQFIIGLLFAFNVINQRNEFLWQIYNSINSLLEPVLAPIRRILPRTGAIDFSPLVLIIGLQILMRVLLYATYGQ from the coding sequence ATGCTGATCAATGTCGTGGTGATGCTGGTCATCATCCAGTTCATCATCGGCCTGCTGTTTGCGTTCAATGTAATCAACCAGCGCAACGAATTCCTCTGGCAGATATACAATTCGATCAATTCGCTGCTCGAACCGGTGCTCGCGCCGATCCGGCGCATTCTTCCGCGGACCGGGGCGATCGACTTTTCGCCGCTGGTCCTGATCATCGGCCTGCAGATCCTGATGCGGGTTCTGCTTTACGCGACATACGGCCAGTAA
- a CDS encoding LON peptidase substrate-binding domain-containing protein, translating to MRVTTRLSIFPLPGAILFPGLQLPLHVFEPRYRALVSDALARDRRIAMIQPQRPAEGAPLFKVGSVGRIGEVEALDDGRYNIVLEGQARFRLIRELDVTTAFRQVEAELIEDRGGEVLSSVERAGFEAEARRFADAQGYSVDWDSVARLDDMALINGVSQIAPFDPAAKQALLEAPGLSERCELLIQLMQFFGYRDGDDGRVTLQ from the coding sequence CTGCGGGTGACGACCCGACTCTCGATCTTTCCGCTGCCCGGGGCGATCCTGTTCCCGGGCCTCCAGCTGCCCCTGCACGTTTTCGAGCCGCGCTATCGCGCGCTGGTAAGCGATGCCCTGGCGCGCGACCGGCGGATCGCGATGATCCAGCCCCAGCGCCCGGCCGAGGGCGCCCCGCTGTTCAAGGTGGGGTCCGTCGGACGCATCGGCGAAGTCGAGGCGCTGGACGATGGCCGCTACAACATCGTGCTGGAGGGGCAGGCGCGCTTTCGTTTGATACGCGAACTCGACGTGACCACCGCTTTCCGCCAGGTCGAAGCCGAACTGATCGAAGATCGCGGCGGCGAAGTGCTCAGCAGCGTCGAGCGGGCCGGGTTCGAGGCCGAGGCGCGGCGCTTCGCCGACGCCCAGGGCTATAGCGTGGACTGGGATTCGGTCGCGCGGCTCGACGATATGGCGCTGATCAACGGGGTCAGCCAGATCGCGCCGTTCGATCCGGCGGCCAAGCAGGCGCTGCTGGAAGCGCCGGGCCTGAGCGAACGGTGCGAGTTGCTGATCCAGCTCATGCAGTTCTTCGGCTATCGCGACGGCGACGACGGGCGCGTGACGCTCCAGTAA
- a CDS encoding NmrA family NAD(P)-binding protein: MAFQPDLALPAAADAIQSLAEIANRQGLARIVLLSGRGEEGALEAERRLATFEGEWTVVRCSWFSQNFSETFLADQVRSGEVSLPVGTMREPFIDARDIAEVVGAALMDAGHAGETYELTGPEALTFAEAVEAISAALGREVIYRQVTPGRFRERLLADGVDRELADLLVELFSVTMDGRNAAPADGVERALGRPPRSFADYALQTVREGKWAV; encoded by the coding sequence GTGGCATTTCAACCCGATCTTGCGCTTCCCGCGGCCGCGGATGCGATCCAGTCGCTTGCCGAAATTGCCAACCGGCAGGGCCTGGCACGGATCGTCCTGCTCTCCGGCCGCGGCGAGGAGGGCGCTCTCGAAGCCGAGCGCCGCCTTGCGACATTCGAAGGTGAATGGACCGTCGTTCGGTGCAGCTGGTTCAGCCAGAATTTCAGCGAAACGTTCCTGGCGGACCAGGTGCGCTCGGGCGAGGTGAGCCTGCCGGTGGGGACCATGCGCGAGCCCTTCATCGATGCACGCGATATCGCCGAGGTTGTCGGCGCAGCTCTCATGGATGCCGGCCATGCCGGCGAGACATATGAACTGACCGGGCCGGAGGCCCTTACTTTCGCGGAAGCGGTAGAAGCCATCTCGGCGGCGCTCGGGCGCGAAGTCATCTATCGCCAGGTCACCCCGGGACGGTTCAGGGAGCGTTTGCTTGCCGACGGTGTCGACCGGGAGCTTGCCGATCTTCTGGTCGAACTGTTTTCGGTCACGATGGACGGTCGCAATGCGGCGCCGGCGGACGGCGTCGAACGCGCCCTTGGCCGGCCGCCGAGGTCTTTCGCCGACTATGCGCTCCAGACAGTGCGCGAGGGGAAATGGGCAGTCTGA
- the argB gene encoding acetylglutamate kinase, which translates to MSGSNEAATIAKAQVLIEALPYFQRYAGRTFVVKYGGHAMGDPAAARDFAEDIVLLKAVGINPVVVHGGGPQIGAMLKKLGVESTFVDGLRVTDKETAQIAEMVLSGAINKELVGWISQAGGKAIGISGKDGGLVTASKVRRTAKDPGSNIEQAIDLGFVGEPCAVDTTIIDTAVAAGMIPIVAPIGAGADGHTYNINADTMAGAIAAALGAARLFLLTDVAGVLDKQGKLLSDLVPADIERLRQDGTIGGGMIPKLETCVHAVEAGCEAAVVLDGRVPHAMLLEFFTARGAGTLIRAG; encoded by the coding sequence ATGAGCGGCAGCAACGAAGCGGCGACCATCGCCAAGGCCCAGGTCCTGATCGAGGCGCTGCCCTATTTCCAGCGCTATGCCGGCCGCACGTTCGTGGTGAAGTACGGCGGCCACGCCATGGGCGATCCGGCCGCGGCGCGCGACTTTGCCGAAGATATCGTCTTGCTCAAGGCCGTGGGGATCAACCCGGTCGTGGTCCACGGCGGCGGCCCGCAGATCGGTGCGATGCTGAAAAAGCTGGGCGTCGAAAGCACGTTCGTCGACGGGCTGCGCGTGACCGACAAGGAAACCGCGCAGATCGCCGAAATGGTCCTGTCGGGCGCGATCAACAAGGAACTGGTCGGCTGGATCAGCCAGGCCGGCGGCAAGGCGATCGGCATCTCGGGCAAGGACGGCGGGCTGGTGACGGCGAGCAAGGTCCGGCGCACGGCCAAGGACCCGGGCAGCAATATCGAACAGGCGATCGACCTGGGCTTCGTGGGGGAACCGTGCGCGGTCGACACCACAATCATCGATACCGCGGTGGCGGCGGGGATGATCCCGATCGTCGCCCCGATCGGCGCGGGTGCCGACGGGCACACTTACAACATCAACGCCGATACGATGGCCGGCGCGATCGCCGCCGCGCTGGGCGCCGCGCGCCTGTTCCTGCTGACCGACGTGGCCGGGGTTCTCGACAAGCAGGGCAAGCTGCTGAGCGATCTCGTCCCCGCCGATATCGAGCGGCTGCGCCAGGACGGCACGATCGGCGGCGGGATGATCCCCAAGCTGGAGACCTGCGTCCACGCGGTCGAGGCGGGGTGCGAGGCGGCGGTCGTGCTCGACGGGCGCGTGCCGCACGCCATGCTGCTCGAATTCTTCACCGCCCGCGGCGCGGGCACTTTGATCCGGGCGGGATAG
- a CDS encoding PLP-dependent aminotransferase family protein gives MNSLEFELDVPPPGSRSRFRALHRQLREAIRSGRLADGARLPATRDFAAQYGLSRNTVVALYDRLQREGLIEARRGSGTFVANAASGSTEIERVADAPIHLPWAGMKGSGELPPRPEGELEADFGIGFPDTSRLPLDIWRRLYARELRRLPASQTQYRRPHGEERFRVAVSRHLSYSRAVASSPDTIVATAGAQQAYDLIARTLVQPGKTLVALEDPGYPPMGAAFRFAGARIAPVPVDDHGIVVERIPRGTDIVCVTPSHQFPTGVVLSAQRRAELRDRIENEGLIVVEDDYDSEFRYGAKPLDALKTADIRDRVFYVGTFSKSLFPALRLGFLVSPRWALETIGQTKRISDWHSPTLSQLVLSAFIEDGHLSRHIRSMRRIYARRRACLIAALERRCGTALTLYPSAAGLHLGTRLSGIEAVSLAATLLERGIGIETFERYSLGPNRINGLLFGFGQCAEENISTGVDMIARTIGELSG, from the coding sequence GTGAATAGCCTGGAATTCGAACTCGACGTCCCGCCGCCCGGATCGCGTTCGCGTTTCCGGGCGCTTCACCGGCAGTTGCGCGAAGCGATTCGGTCGGGCCGGCTTGCCGATGGAGCCAGATTGCCGGCCACGCGGGATTTTGCCGCGCAATACGGCCTCTCGCGAAATACCGTCGTCGCGCTTTACGACCGGCTGCAGCGAGAGGGGCTGATCGAAGCCAGGCGCGGATCGGGAACCTTCGTTGCAAATGCTGCCTCGGGGTCCACCGAAATCGAGCGTGTGGCAGATGCACCCATCCATTTGCCCTGGGCCGGAATGAAGGGTTCGGGCGAACTCCCGCCGCGGCCGGAAGGCGAGCTGGAGGCCGATTTCGGCATCGGCTTTCCCGACACCTCCCGGCTTCCACTGGACATCTGGCGTCGGCTGTATGCTCGCGAACTGCGGCGGCTGCCCGCGTCGCAAACCCAGTACCGCCGGCCGCATGGAGAGGAGCGGTTCCGTGTCGCGGTATCCCGGCATCTGTCCTATTCGCGGGCAGTGGCCAGCAGCCCGGATACGATCGTAGCCACGGCGGGGGCGCAACAGGCCTACGATCTGATCGCCCGGACGCTGGTGCAGCCGGGCAAGACGCTGGTGGCGCTGGAGGATCCGGGCTACCCGCCCATGGGGGCGGCTTTTCGTTTCGCCGGCGCGCGCATCGCCCCGGTTCCCGTCGATGACCACGGGATTGTCGTCGAACGTATTCCGCGTGGAACCGATATCGTTTGCGTTACCCCTTCGCACCAGTTTCCGACCGGCGTCGTTCTCTCAGCTCAGCGGCGCGCGGAACTGCGCGATCGCATCGAGAATGAAGGACTGATCGTTGTCGAAGACGATTACGACAGCGAGTTTCGATACGGCGCCAAGCCGCTCGATGCGCTCAAGACGGCCGACATCCGGGACCGGGTTTTCTATGTGGGGACCTTCTCCAAATCGCTGTTTCCCGCGCTCCGGCTTGGCTTTCTCGTCAGCCCGCGATGGGCTCTCGAAACGATTGGCCAGACCAAGAGAATATCCGATTGGCACAGCCCGACACTCTCGCAGCTCGTTCTGTCGGCGTTTATCGAAGACGGGCACCTTTCGCGCCATATCCGAAGCATGCGCCGAATCTATGCAAGGCGCCGCGCGTGCCTTATCGCGGCGCTGGAAAGAAGGTGCGGAACGGCGTTGACCCTCTATCCTTCGGCAGCCGGCCTCCATCTCGGCACGCGTCTGTCCGGGATCGAAGCCGTGTCCCTGGCAGCGACGCTGCTCGAACGGGGTATCGGTATCGAGACTTTCGAACGGTATTCGCTCGGGCCCAACCGAATAAACGGCCTGCTCTTCGGCTTCGGGCAATGTGCCGAGGAGAATATTTCGACCGGCGTCGACATGATCGCCCGTACGATCGGGGAATTGTCGGGTTGA
- a CDS encoding tetratricopeptide repeat protein — translation MGLNIDEQKAVDRFRKDVVEPSMTKLVVLDFWAEWCGPCKALAPVLEKVAAEYADKGVILAKINVDEEQFIASQFQVRSIPTVYALFQGQPVADLTNARSESQLKQTLDQLLSQLPVQGGDGGAAQQQGQDIEQFVAMGEQILADGDAERAAGIFGQVIDMAPDNAAAHAGLIRALVAAKRVEEAQALVAGLPPALADDPAVKTAKSALELAGTSVDEGELQTLRAAAAEDPADMEKQLAFAEAAFAANSRDEAADTLLAMVERDREWNDGAARAKLLQIFEAVGLEDPWVVATRRRLSKILFG, via the coding sequence ATGGGCCTCAATATCGACGAGCAGAAGGCGGTGGACCGCTTCCGCAAGGATGTGGTCGAGCCTTCGATGACGAAACTCGTCGTCCTCGATTTCTGGGCCGAGTGGTGCGGCCCGTGCAAGGCGCTCGCTCCGGTGCTGGAGAAAGTGGCCGCCGAATACGCCGACAAGGGCGTGATTCTGGCCAAGATCAACGTGGACGAGGAACAGTTCATCGCCAGCCAGTTCCAGGTCCGCTCCATCCCCACCGTCTATGCCCTGTTCCAGGGCCAGCCGGTCGCGGACCTGACGAATGCGCGCAGCGAATCGCAGCTGAAGCAGACGCTCGACCAGCTCCTTTCCCAGCTGCCGGTGCAGGGCGGCGATGGCGGTGCGGCCCAGCAGCAGGGGCAGGACATCGAACAGTTCGTCGCGATGGGCGAGCAGATCCTGGCCGACGGCGATGCAGAGCGTGCGGCCGGCATTTTCGGCCAGGTGATCGATATGGCGCCCGACAACGCAGCCGCCCACGCCGGCCTGATCCGGGCGCTGGTCGCGGCGAAACGCGTGGAGGAAGCCCAGGCATTGGTGGCGGGGCTTCCCCCGGCGCTGGCCGACGACCCGGCGGTGAAGACGGCGAAAAGCGCGCTGGAACTGGCCGGGACCTCGGTCGACGAGGGCGAGCTGCAGACCTTGCGCGCCGCGGCTGCCGAAGACCCTGCCGATATGGAAAAGCAGCTCGCCTTTGCCGAGGCCGCCTTCGCTGCGAACAGCCGCGACGAGGCGGCCGACACGCTGCTGGCGATGGTGGAGCGGGATCGCGAGTGGAACGATGGTGCCGCGCGGGCCAAGCTGCTCCAGATTTTCGAAGCGGTCGGGCTGGAAGATCCGTGGGTCGTCGCCACCCGGCGGCGCCTTTCGAAGATCCTGTTCGGATGA
- a CDS encoding MarC family protein: MVELFISAFITLFVVIDPPGCAPIYAGLTKGATAAQARAMAIRACLIALAILLVFALFGQELLGALHIELDSFRIAGGLMLFWIAFEMVFEKRTQRREERAEKVAATPEIEDVSVFPMAMPMLAGPGAIAAIMLLMNEAEGTEQTMVVLGALFLVLAITLLAFLAAGPLMRFFGARVEAVITRLLGVLLAALAAQYVIDGLRGAFF; encoded by the coding sequence ATGGTCGAGCTGTTCATTTCCGCCTTCATCACCCTCTTCGTGGTTATCGACCCGCCCGGCTGCGCGCCGATCTATGCCGGGCTGACCAAAGGAGCGACCGCCGCGCAGGCGCGCGCCATGGCGATTCGCGCCTGCCTGATCGCGCTTGCGATCCTGCTGGTCTTTGCCCTGTTCGGGCAGGAACTCCTCGGCGCGCTGCATATCGAACTCGACAGTTTCCGTATCGCAGGCGGGCTGATGCTGTTCTGGATCGCGTTCGAAATGGTGTTCGAAAAGCGCACCCAGCGGCGCGAGGAACGGGCCGAGAAAGTCGCCGCCACGCCGGAGATCGAGGACGTCTCCGTCTTTCCGATGGCCATGCCGATGCTCGCCGGCCCCGGTGCGATCGCCGCGATCATGCTGCTGATGAACGAGGCCGAAGGGACGGAACAGACGATGGTCGTTCTCGGCGCGCTGTTCCTCGTGCTGGCGATTACCCTCTTGGCCTTTCTCGCAGCAGGCCCGCTGATGCGTTTCTTCGGCGCGCGCGTGGAAGCGGTTATCACCCGGCTGCTCGGCGTGCTCCTGGCGGCGCTGGCCGCACAATATGTGATCGACGGATTGCGCGGAGCGTTTTTCTGA
- a CDS encoding DUF1772 domain-containing protein gives MPGVEIVLALAAGAGSLFLGGFYYAFSNSVIEGLDSLEPDHGAAAMVRINELVPRSLFLPLFFLTALSALGAAAADLTLHGDTISLLIGAGSALHLLASFLSTIIRNVPLNNALARASEQDRGRVWATYRRDWLRWNNLRVAASLAGGMLLLCGTLARLL, from the coding sequence ATGCCGGGAGTGGAGATCGTTCTCGCGCTCGCCGCAGGGGCAGGATCGCTGTTTTTGGGCGGCTTTTACTACGCCTTCTCCAACAGTGTAATCGAGGGGCTCGACTCCCTCGAACCGGATCATGGCGCGGCGGCGATGGTGCGGATCAACGAACTGGTGCCGCGATCGCTGTTCCTTCCCCTGTTTTTCCTTACCGCGCTTTCCGCGCTGGGCGCCGCAGCGGCCGATCTGACGCTGCACGGCGATACGATTTCCCTGCTGATCGGTGCGGGAAGCGCGCTTCACCTGCTGGCCTCGTTCCTTTCGACCATCATCCGCAACGTGCCTTTGAACAATGCGCTGGCCAGGGCGAGCGAACAGGATCGCGGGCGGGTCTGGGCGACCTATCGCCGCGACTGGCTGCGCTGGAACAATCTTCGCGTGGCGGCTTCGCTCGCCGGCGGCATGCTCCTGCTTTGCGGCACGCTGGCAAGGCTCCTCTGA
- a CDS encoding TetR/AcrR family transcriptional regulator yields MPRTQHGHSAMPRARSPDAPNGKAAKSTATRSARLRFGGRTNDRPPASRPFRGRRRLRCFLRRCSSACDSPGPCWPRYNVRISRIQPRLKPTSRGKGPRDLNCRGNGLDARNGHGGGCGRITTGSVRGPSAEGENMASTRKKGTTGKRESPGPRKYPVQQRSQERFARILNVSAQIIADKGSDGLTMKEVAEKAEVSFGSLYQYFPDKSAVILTLAERFNERGQRCVEDVLARIDDPADLKAGICAIVDGFYELYLAEPVMRHIWHATKADRRLRDIEGGDMDAHIQILASELHRLLPQGDAAQLFNLARLLNHQIAATVRLAITLDRADAEAVLAMYKRSIPQDPFSMLG; encoded by the coding sequence ATGCCACGAACGCAGCATGGGCATTCCGCAATGCCGCGGGCCAGGTCGCCGGACGCTCCCAATGGAAAGGCGGCGAAGTCGACCGCGACGCGAAGCGCACGTTTGCGTTTCGGAGGGCGGACAAACGATCGGCCACCCGCTTCCCGACCTTTCCGGGGCCGCCGACGATTACGATGTTTCTTGCGTCGGTGCTCATCCGCCTGCGACTCACCCGGCCCGTGCTGGCCCCGTTATAATGTGAGAATATCTCGCATTCAACCCCGGCTTAAGCCGACATCCCGCGGAAAAGGCCCTCGCGATTTGAATTGCAGGGGCAATGGGTTAGACGCGCGAAACGGGCATGGCGGCGGCTGCGGCCGTATAACGACAGGGTCCGTTCGCGGCCCATCGGCAGAGGGCGAGAATATGGCCAGCACAAGAAAGAAGGGCACCACGGGGAAACGGGAGTCCCCCGGACCGCGCAAATATCCCGTGCAACAGCGAAGCCAGGAAAGGTTCGCCCGCATTCTGAACGTTTCGGCCCAGATCATAGCGGACAAGGGAAGCGACGGCCTCACGATGAAGGAAGTGGCCGAAAAGGCAGAAGTGTCGTTCGGCTCGCTTTATCAGTATTTCCCCGACAAGTCGGCGGTCATCCTTACCCTGGCGGAGCGCTTCAACGAACGCGGACAGCGCTGTGTCGAGGACGTGCTGGCCCGCATCGATGACCCGGCAGATTTGAAGGCAGGCATTTGCGCGATTGTCGACGGATTCTACGAGCTGTATCTTGCCGAACCCGTCATGCGCCACATCTGGCATGCCACGAAGGCGGACAGGAGGCTGCGCGATATCGAGGGAGGCGACATGGATGCCCACATCCAGATCCTGGCCTCCGAACTTCATCGGCTCCTGCCGCAAGGCGACGCTGCGCAGCTGTTCAATCTCGCGCGCCTTTTGAACCACCAGATTGCTGCGACCGTCCGGCTCGCGATCACGCTCGATCGGGCCGACGCCGAAGCCGTGCTGGCCATGTACAAGCGCAGTATCCCGCAGGATCCGTTCTCCATGCTCGGATGA